A single Methanolobus sp. ZRKC5 DNA region contains:
- a CDS encoding aspartate kinase, whose translation MRIVMKFGGTSVENGEKIRHVAELLRQYHTDGNELVAVTSALGGVTDGLLNTAKEVAINGKVTQVKEFITDLSKKHYDAINVAIDNDKIRSECVEVIDSRVDELEKALIGICYLGELTKRSIDYISSYGERLAVPIVSGSIRSLGTLSKAFTGGEAGIVTDSNYGDAKPLEDSYSQVHERLCLLLKDHIPVVTGFIAQNKQDIITTLGRGGSDFSASIIGASINADEIWLWKEVHGILTTDPKIVPEASPIPQISYIEAMELSYFGAKVLHPRTIEPAIRHKIPVRVKNTFEPDFPGTLIVAEQHQAQDVVKAVTLINKVALINICGAGMVGTIGTAARVFSTLANAGVNIIMISQGSSEANMSLVVNEDHLETAVATIRSEFTTNVVGDVAYDRDVCVVAVVGAGMDGIPGVAGKVFNSLGKFGINIIMISQGSSQHNISFVISSRESLDAVRTLHKEFELDNNAGISNER comes from the coding sequence ATGAGAATCGTAATGAAGTTCGGCGGGACTTCCGTGGAAAACGGTGAAAAGATCCGGCATGTGGCAGAGCTTTTAAGGCAATACCATACGGATGGCAATGAACTTGTGGCAGTGACCTCTGCACTTGGTGGTGTTACAGACGGATTGCTGAACACTGCAAAAGAAGTAGCTATAAATGGCAAAGTGACCCAGGTCAAGGAATTCATTACCGATCTGTCCAAAAAGCATTATGATGCAATTAACGTTGCTATTGATAATGATAAGATAAGGTCAGAATGTGTAGAGGTAATAGATAGCAGGGTCGATGAGCTTGAAAAAGCTTTGATCGGTATATGCTATCTTGGTGAACTGACCAAACGTTCAATAGATTATATTTCTTCATATGGCGAGCGTCTTGCAGTTCCTATTGTAAGCGGTTCTATTCGCTCACTTGGCACTCTATCAAAAGCATTCACAGGTGGGGAGGCAGGTATTGTCACAGATTCCAATTATGGTGATGCAAAACCACTTGAAGACAGTTATTCTCAGGTACATGAGAGGCTCTGTCTTTTACTCAAGGATCACATTCCGGTGGTTACCGGTTTCATTGCCCAGAATAAACAGGATATAATTACCACCCTTGGGCGTGGAGGTTCTGATTTCTCCGCATCCATTATAGGTGCTTCTATTAATGCTGATGAAATATGGCTTTGGAAAGAGGTTCATGGAATACTGACCACTGATCCTAAAATAGTGCCGGAGGCAAGCCCAATACCTCAGATATCATATATCGAGGCTATGGAACTTTCTTATTTCGGTGCCAAGGTTCTTCATCCGAGGACCATTGAGCCTGCTATCAGACACAAGATACCTGTACGTGTGAAGAATACCTTTGAGCCGGATTTTCCGGGTACTTTGATCGTTGCAGAACAGCATCAGGCACAGGATGTTGTCAAGGCAGTAACTCTCATCAATAAGGTTGCCCTTATTAATATATGTGGAGCCGGAATGGTGGGTACAATCGGTACGGCAGCAAGGGTATTTTCCACACTTGCAAATGCAGGTGTCAATATTATTATGATTAGCCAGGGTTCTTCTGAAGCTAACATGTCGCTGGTGGTCAATGAGGATCATCTTGAGACGGCAGTAGCAACAATAAGGTCAGAATTCACGACCAATGTGGTGGGCGATGTTGCCTATGATCGTGATGTCTGTGTAGTTGCTGTTGTTGGTGCAGGAATGGATGGCATTCCGGGAGTTGCAGGAAAAGTATTCAACTCTCTTGGAAAATTCGGTATAAATATTATTATGATTAGTCAGGGCTCATCACAGCACAATATTTCCTTTGTAATAAGTTCAAGGGAATCGCTTGATGCTGTGCGGACCTTACACAAAGAATTTGAACTTGATAATAATGCAGGGATTTCAAATGAACGATAA
- a CDS encoding tetrahydromethanopterin S-methyltransferase subunit B, with amino-acid sequence MSMVHVAPEAHLVLDPLTSLLAAEREDIIAYSMDPIMAQLDELDKIADDLINSLSPSKELMNSFPGREQTSYHAGFYGNTFYGVIVGLGVAGLMLLVMGALGVM; translated from the coding sequence ATGAGCATGGTACACGTAGCCCCTGAGGCACATCTTGTACTGGATCCACTTACATCCCTTCTTGCAGCAGAAAGAGAGGATATAATTGCTTATTCAATGGATCCGATCATGGCACAGCTTGATGAACTTGACAAAATAGCTGATGACCTCATCAACTCCCTGTCACCAAGCAAAGAATTAATGAACTCATTCCCAGGACGTGAACAAACCTCATACCATGCAGGTTTCTACGGCAACACCTTCTACGGTGTAATAGTAGGTCTGGGAGTCGCAGGACTTATGCTTCTGGTCATGGGCGCATTAGGAGTGATGTGA
- the mtrD gene encoding tetrahydromethanopterin S-methyltransferase subunit D: MIDIAGILMSNILYVALITLGGALISWSVHFVPVGGAPAAMAQATGIGTGTVQLAAGAGLTGLVTAGAMMQVTNNMPLILASGAVGAMIMMSVTMIVGAWVYTYGVGCPPASAKVKYDPITKDRQDLYVSQGTEGHGLPTVSFVSGVIGGALGGIGGSAIYYSLMSIENGLPLVDLVGMASVFAVGIFFVNAVIPSYNIGGTIEGFHDPKFKRFPKAVISSLIATFVCAILAVLSIGGL, from the coding sequence ATGATCGATATAGCAGGCATTTTGATGAGTAACATACTCTACGTAGCTCTCATCACACTTGGTGGAGCACTTATTTCATGGAGTGTTCACTTCGTACCTGTCGGTGGTGCTCCGGCAGCTATGGCACAGGCAACAGGTATCGGTACAGGTACTGTCCAGCTTGCAGCTGGTGCAGGTCTTACAGGTCTTGTAACAGCAGGCGCCATGATGCAGGTAACAAATAATATGCCACTCATTCTCGCATCCGGCGCAGTCGGTGCAATGATAATGATGTCCGTAACAATGATCGTAGGAGCATGGGTATACACATACGGTGTTGGTTGCCCGCCTGCATCAGCAAAGGTCAAGTACGACCCAATTACAAAGGACAGGCAGGACCTCTATGTATCACAGGGTACTGAGGGACACGGACTTCCAACAGTATCATTTGTAAGTGGTGTAATTGGCGGCGCACTCGGTGGAATTGGCGGCTCAGCTATATACTACTCCCTTATGAGCATTGAGAACGGACTCCCCCTTGTAGACCTTGTAGGTATGGCCAGTGTTTTCGCAGTAGGTATCTTCTTCGTTAACGCAGTAATACCATCCTATAACATTGGAGGAACCATCGAAGGTTTCCACGACCCTAAGTTCAAGAGATTCCCAAAGGCAGTAATCTCATCATTAATAGCAACATTCGTGTGTGCAATTCTCGCTGTATTGTCCATAGGAGGTCTGTAA
- the mtrC gene encoding tetrahydromethanopterin S-methyltransferase subunit C → MSAGGSGAAAEAIPQNKIIAFGVVGGIIGIYAAYFLVGMVGQYMSFIGALGAMCGMIWGAAAVRRVASYGLGTGVPSIGVLALGMGILAATFGLSVGGVAGPVIALITAALFGLLIGVLANKILNMGIPIMEISMTEIATAGTITIIGLTIAMTGTFDFAVVLKQVISTGYIAVIFIAGGLAILHPFNANLGPDEKQDRTLIVALEKGALVMVVAGIVASINEGASGSLTILIGLALWYIGFSGFYERVKRDAYVVVGTGQLPTKEELE, encoded by the coding sequence ATGTCAGCAGGTGGAAGTGGAGCAGCCGCAGAGGCAATCCCACAGAATAAAATTATAGCCTTTGGCGTTGTAGGCGGAATTATCGGAATATATGCAGCATATTTCCTTGTGGGCATGGTTGGACAGTATATGTCCTTCATAGGTGCACTTGGCGCAATGTGCGGTATGATATGGGGCGCTGCAGCAGTCAGAAGAGTAGCAAGCTACGGACTTGGTACTGGTGTACCATCAATCGGTGTTCTTGCACTTGGTATGGGCATACTTGCAGCAACATTCGGACTTTCAGTCGGAGGCGTTGCAGGACCGGTAATCGCACTTATAACAGCAGCACTTTTTGGTCTACTTATAGGTGTTCTTGCAAACAAGATACTCAATATGGGCATCCCCATCATGGAAATATCCATGACAGAAATCGCAACAGCTGGTACGATCACCATCATTGGTCTTACTATCGCAATGACCGGAACATTTGACTTTGCAGTAGTACTTAAGCAAGTCATCAGTACCGGATACATTGCTGTTATCTTCATAGCAGGAGGACTTGCTATACTTCACCCATTCAATGCAAACCTGGGACCTGACGAGAAACAGGACAGGACACTCATAGTTGCATTGGAAAAAGGTGCACTGGTAATGGTAGTTGCAGGAATAGTTGCAAGCATAAACGAAGGAGCATCCGGCTCACTTACTATCCTTATAGGACTCGCACTATGGTACATAGGGTTCAGCGGTTTCTATGAGCGCGTAAAGAGAGATGCATACGTAGTAGTTGGCACTGGCCAGTTGCCAACAAAGGAGGAATTAGAATGA
- the mtrG gene encoding tetrahydromethanopterin S-methyltransferase subunit G has protein sequence MADSSDRVPSVVTNPEDFNAVLEKLNLIDEKVEFVNSEVAQRIGKKVGRDIGILYGAVVGIIIFLLYVLFLAPMLGI, from the coding sequence ATGGCTGACAGTAGCGACAGGGTACCAAGCGTAGTTACAAATCCGGAAGACTTCAACGCAGTACTTGAGAAACTCAACCTGATAGATGAGAAGGTCGAGTTTGTTAACAGTGAAGTAGCACAACGTATCGGAAAGAAAGTAGGAAGAGACATAGGAATATTATACGGAGCTGTTGTTGGAATAATCATATTCCTGCTTTATGTTCTGTTCCTTGCACCTATGCTCGGTATTTAA
- a CDS encoding DUF5402 family protein, with the protein MTITETLANNRGDLETKLRNLLAKPVFIIEMDVFALPCGCKGTTINTRGLQYDDLEIFEGHINEYLKTTSESLEIEPSFLFARVVPGTSEIASLNSRVLCNRCYMDFARGTGKRPRPDIYILSFTRRD; encoded by the coding sequence ATGACAATTACAGAAACATTAGCAAATAACCGCGGTGATCTTGAGACAAAACTGAGAAACCTGCTGGCAAAACCGGTTTTTATCATAGAAATGGATGTTTTTGCCCTCCCTTGTGGATGCAAAGGAACTACCATAAACACCAGAGGTTTGCAATACGATGACCTTGAGATATTTGAGGGACACATCAACGAATATTTGAAAACGACATCAGAGAGTCTGGAGATAGAACCGTCTTTCCTTTTTGCAAGAGTTGTGCCAGGTACATCTGAAATAGCCTCACTCAACAGTCGTGTACTTTGCAATAGATGTTACATGGATTTTGCCCGAGGTACTGGCAAAAGACCAAGACCTGACATATATATACTTAGCTTTACACGCCGGGATTAA
- the mtrA gene encoding tetrahydromethanopterin S-methyltransferase subunit A, whose amino-acid sequence MVDKREPAVGWPILKGEYDVGDVKNCVAVATCGSHLAAGPQLDAGACLTGPCKTENLGLEKVVTHVISNPNIRFLIVTGSEVKGHITGEAIIKIHENGVKDNRIVGASGAIPYVENLSDEAIERFQQQVECIDLIGTEDMDAIVAKIKECAAKDPGAFDADPMVLEMGDGAGDEGEETGGLKPMAAEIATVRSRILGINKEMMAIGNLNKFHSGVHAGKVEGAMIGLSITLALLGMLLFGGN is encoded by the coding sequence ATGGTAGATAAAAGAGAACCTGCAGTCGGATGGCCAATACTTAAAGGCGAGTACGATGTCGGCGACGTTAAGAACTGTGTTGCAGTCGCAACATGTGGTTCACACCTTGCAGCAGGTCCACAGTTAGATGCAGGTGCATGTCTGACAGGCCCATGTAAGACCGAAAACCTTGGTCTTGAAAAAGTAGTTACACACGTAATATCAAACCCTAACATCAGATTCCTCATTGTAACCGGATCTGAAGTAAAAGGTCACATTACAGGTGAAGCAATTATCAAGATCCATGAAAATGGTGTTAAAGACAACAGGATCGTCGGTGCAAGTGGTGCAATTCCTTATGTAGAGAACCTATCGGATGAAGCAATAGAGAGATTCCAACAGCAGGTTGAATGTATCGATCTCATCGGTACTGAGGACATGGATGCCATTGTTGCAAAAATCAAGGAATGTGCAGCAAAGGACCCTGGAGCTTTCGATGCAGATCCAATGGTACTTGAAATGGGAGATGGAGCAGGTGACGAAGGCGAGGAAACTGGCGGACTTAAGCCAATGGCAGCTGAAATTGCAACCGTCAGAAGCAGGATACTGGGCATCAATAAGGAAATGATGGCAATCGGTAACCTCAACAAGTTCCACTCTGGTGTACACGCTGGTAAGGTAGAAGGCGCAATGATAGGCCTTTCAATCACATTAGCACTCCTTGGAATGCTGCTGTTCGGAGGTAACTGA
- the mtrH gene encoding tetrahydromethanopterin S-methyltransferase subunit H, with the protein MFKFDKKQEVFEVGGVNFGGQPGQYPTVLIGTMFYNRHKIVTDEDKGVFDVEAANKLWQSMVDMGQITGNPIVNQIVGETPEAIKKYIDWFIEVDEKTPFLIDSSAGDVRAAAAAYVTEIGVADRAIYNSINASVHADEIEAIRDSDINASIVLAFNATDPSVKGKLEILESGGTGQEKGMLEIAKECGITKPLIDVAATPLGAGSGASMRAVIAVKGHLGLPVGGGYHNMASAWDWMKTYKKQFETKEERQAIYMPADIGTNLVPQILGSNFQLFGPIENTSKVFPATAMVDIMLAETAKELGLEIMDENHPINKLV; encoded by the coding sequence ATGTTCAAATTTGACAAGAAACAAGAGGTATTCGAGGTCGGCGGAGTTAATTTCGGTGGCCAGCCAGGCCAATACCCAACAGTACTTATAGGAACGATGTTCTACAACAGGCACAAGATTGTGACTGATGAAGACAAGGGTGTCTTCGATGTAGAGGCTGCAAACAAATTATGGCAGTCAATGGTTGACATGGGACAGATCACTGGTAACCCAATCGTAAACCAGATTGTAGGAGAAACACCGGAAGCAATCAAAAAATATATCGACTGGTTCATTGAAGTCGATGAAAAGACACCATTCCTTATTGACTCATCTGCAGGCGATGTACGTGCAGCTGCAGCAGCCTATGTGACAGAAATAGGTGTAGCTGACAGGGCAATCTACAACTCAATCAACGCCAGTGTCCATGCTGACGAGATCGAGGCAATCCGAGACAGCGACATCAATGCATCCATTGTCCTTGCATTCAATGCAACCGACCCAAGCGTAAAAGGAAAACTTGAGATCCTTGAGAGCGGCGGTACAGGTCAGGAAAAGGGTATGCTTGAGATAGCAAAGGAATGTGGAATCACAAAGCCATTGATCGATGTAGCAGCAACACCACTGGGCGCAGGTTCCGGTGCATCCATGAGAGCAGTAATTGCTGTTAAGGGTCACCTTGGACTCCCTGTTGGTGGTGGATACCATAATATGGCATCTGCATGGGACTGGATGAAGACTTACAAAAAGCAGTTCGAGACAAAAGAAGAGAGGCAGGCAATCTACATGCCAGCTGATATCGGAACAAACCTTGTACCACAGATACTCGGTTCAAACTTCCAACTCTTCGGACCTATTGAGAACACTTCAAAAGTATTCCCTGCAACAGCAATGGTTGACATTATGCTTGCAGAGACTGCAAAGGAACTCGGCCTTGAGATCATGGACGAGAACCACCCAATCAACAAGCTGGTTTAA
- the purM gene encoding phosphoribosylformylglycinamidine cyclo-ligase — MNDKHLTYADSGVDIEKEEETIKALTKGMTYKREGLGAPLTGIGHYAGLIDFGEYALALATDGVGSKVLIANEMQRWNTVGIDCIAMNVNDLLAIGAEPLSFVDYLALEKHDEDFAAQIGEGLRRGAEISRMSIVGGETATLPDIVKGFDLAGTCLGMVKKDKIITGEKVQLGDAIVGIPSDGVHSNGYTLARKIVDESSYSYQDEFPYDASTTVGDELLIPTRIYMEVLDVIKECEVHGLAHITGSGLLKLKRVTDLGFDFTDPIEPTPIFKFLQEEGNVDDLEMYRTFNMGMGFVIILPLDQAEKAASMTGGKIVGRIVEKSIKTGELVIVE, encoded by the coding sequence ATGAACGATAAACACCTAACGTATGCTGATTCCGGGGTTGACATCGAAAAGGAAGAAGAGACTATCAAGGCACTCACAAAGGGTATGACTTACAAGCGTGAGGGTCTGGGTGCTCCGTTGACCGGTATCGGCCATTATGCAGGCCTTATAGACTTTGGTGAGTATGCTCTCGCTCTTGCTACAGATGGTGTGGGTTCCAAAGTATTGATAGCAAATGAGATGCAGCGGTGGAATACTGTGGGAATTGATTGTATTGCAATGAATGTCAATGATCTGCTTGCCATAGGTGCCGAACCTCTATCATTTGTTGATTATCTTGCCCTTGAAAAACATGATGAGGACTTTGCAGCTCAGATCGGTGAAGGTCTGAGGCGGGGTGCTGAGATCTCACGCATGTCAATAGTTGGTGGTGAAACGGCTACTCTTCCAGATATAGTGAAAGGTTTTGATCTTGCAGGTACCTGTCTGGGAATGGTCAAAAAAGATAAGATCATTACAGGGGAAAAGGTCCAACTTGGGGATGCAATTGTTGGCATTCCAAGTGATGGTGTTCACAGTAATGGCTACACCCTTGCCAGAAAGATAGTTGACGAATCTTCCTATTCATATCAAGATGAGTTCCCTTACGATGCATCAACTACAGTAGGTGATGAGCTTCTGATTCCTACCCGTATCTACATGGAAGTCCTTGATGTCATTAAGGAATGCGAAGTACATGGTCTTGCGCATATAACGGGCAGCGGTCTATTGAAACTTAAACGTGTGACAGATCTTGGTTTTGATTTCACTGATCCGATAGAGCCAACTCCTATCTTCAAGTTCCTTCAGGAAGAAGGCAATGTTGATGATCTTGAAATGTACAGGACATTCAATATGGGAATGGGATTTGTGATCATACTTCCGCTTGATCAGGCTGAAAAAGCTGCCAGTATGACTGGTGGAAAAATAGTAGGTCGTATCGTGGAAAAAAGTATAAAGACTGGTGAACTTGTTATTGTTGAATAA
- the mtrE gene encoding tetrahydromethanopterin S-methyltransferase subunit E, whose product MEPLTGMGVLALMGAAATIAGASEDLESDVGSQSNPNSQVQLAPQMMYPHRIYSKAVSGEPPSNALMCAIGGTTASVLISTGASAILALVIGAIVAAAIHGTYSVTAYFGRSASQKRFKQPVYLDLIRSHTPVIMGYSFITTFCILVVSYLMVAVLAHPFSLPLLAFIWGITVGAIGSSTGDVHYGAEREFQNVEYGSGLNAANSGNIVRKAESGLRNGIDNSWFCAKFGGPVTGLAFGMTVFLSGWVTALFDPSKGDAIGWVSVIAGVIIVLILILWNRNIEVAARTAYGTYKEDEVDAEVAA is encoded by the coding sequence ATGGAACCGCTCACAGGTATGGGCGTACTCGCACTTATGGGAGCAGCTGCAACTATTGCAGGTGCCTCTGAGGATCTTGAATCAGATGTTGGGTCACAAAGTAACCCGAACTCACAAGTGCAGTTAGCACCCCAGATGATGTATCCACACAGGATCTATAGTAAAGCTGTTTCTGGTGAACCACCTTCAAACGCACTTATGTGTGCAATTGGTGGAACAACAGCATCCGTTTTGATTAGTACTGGTGCATCTGCAATACTGGCATTGGTCATCGGAGCAATTGTCGCTGCAGCAATACATGGTACTTATTCAGTGACAGCATATTTCGGCAGATCAGCAAGTCAGAAACGTTTTAAACAACCAGTTTATCTTGATTTGATTAGAAGTCACACACCCGTAATCATGGGATATTCCTTTATCACAACATTCTGTATACTTGTGGTATCATATCTTATGGTAGCCGTACTGGCACACCCCTTTTCACTGCCACTTCTGGCATTCATTTGGGGAATCACTGTAGGTGCAATCGGTTCATCAACCGGTGACGTACACTACGGTGCAGAACGTGAATTCCAGAACGTCGAATACGGCTCAGGTCTTAACGCTGCAAACTCAGGTAACATCGTGAGGAAAGCAGAATCAGGTCTGAGAAATGGTATCGACAATTCATGGTTCTGTGCAAAATTCGGTGGACCTGTCACAGGTCTCGCTTTTGGTATGACCGTGTTTCTCAGTGGTTGGGTCACAGCTCTTTTCGACCCGTCAAAGGGAGATGCTATTGGCTGGGTTTCAGTCATAGCAGGTGTGATTATTGTACTTATCCTGATATTATGGAACAGGAACATTGAAGTTGCTGCACGCACTGCCTATGGAACATACAAAGAAGATGAAGTAGATGCAGAGGTGGCAGCATGA
- a CDS encoding sugar phosphate isomerase/epimerase family protein has protein sequence MILGASSFAGSFSEIASELQSVELYMPKLGVYKDSILQKGLIESILDELSVFDLQTSLHAPYFADVPTYPKDVVVDTASMGDREFRLIRESIELASRLGSKAIVLHPGRFGSDYEASFKKMVSNLKILAAYAGECGVMLGLENKEGTSTGNMCCNVEGLVRAVSEVNSDNLGATFDIGHANLTCGGDSAKLHEFAKTLAPHVVHVHVHDNSGVWTGEYDGDEHLAPGAGTIDYTALKELKNYKGIYNMEVFSIEDVRSGKETIKKAFGIL, from the coding sequence ATGATATTAGGCGCTTCATCCTTTGCAGGTAGCTTTTCCGAAATTGCTTCAGAATTACAGTCAGTAGAACTATACATGCCAAAACTCGGTGTGTATAAGGATTCCATATTGCAGAAAGGTCTCATTGAGTCAATACTTGATGAGCTTTCGGTATTTGATCTTCAAACGTCACTGCATGCTCCTTATTTTGCAGATGTTCCAACTTATCCTAAAGATGTAGTAGTTGACACAGCTAGTATGGGTGACAGGGAGTTTCGTCTAATCCGGGAATCTATCGAACTTGCTTCAAGACTTGGATCAAAGGCTATTGTACTGCATCCTGGTAGATTTGGCAGTGATTATGAAGCCAGTTTCAAAAAAATGGTATCTAACCTGAAAATCCTTGCTGCTTATGCAGGGGAATGCGGAGTTATGCTAGGGCTTGAGAACAAAGAAGGCACTTCAACTGGTAACATGTGTTGCAATGTCGAAGGACTTGTTCGAGCTGTGAGTGAAGTTAATTCTGATAATCTTGGTGCAACCTTCGATATAGGTCATGCTAACCTCACCTGTGGTGGTGACTCTGCAAAGCTTCATGAATTTGCAAAGACCCTTGCTCCACATGTGGTTCACGTGCATGTTCATGACAATAGCGGGGTCTGGACTGGTGAGTATGACGGGGATGAGCATCTGGCTCCTGGTGCAGGTACTATTGATTATACTGCCTTGAAAGAGCTGAAGAATTACAAAGGCATCTACAATATGGAAGTTTTCTCAATTGAGGATGTCCGTTCAGGAAAAGAAACAATAAAAAAGGCGTTTGGTATTCTGTAA
- a CDS encoding peptidase U32 family protein, translating to MKLYAPHVGHLEGLEELLTGSNDIYGIYMAGTPDYVGTGRTNLSAPGLEEIAEQTEYAHDKGVKMEIVLNSSCMGGQHLTPEGYNRINWYFKQLNNLEIDSITVAEPYFVEMLAKDYDMEVVVSVLSFVDSPQKAEFYENLGADTIVIDPVVNRDFDKLEAIRDAVSTDLKLLVNEGCLYQCPFRYAHFNFFSHANGPGPKLNVLDDYYYYKCLSIRISDPQQLIKSPWIRPEDLKEYRHITDIFKIGGRTHFPNWILNNVQAYANESYDGNLMDLLDCPKDLKDLFYIPNKELDGAISQWKQCTKVCNKCGYCKKLAEKIIKVYSTEGCENILKPLKENGGQ from the coding sequence ATGAAACTTTATGCGCCCCATGTGGGCCACCTTGAGGGACTTGAGGAATTGCTTACCGGTTCCAATGATATATATGGAATTTATATGGCCGGTACTCCCGATTATGTGGGAACCGGCAGAACTAACCTCAGTGCACCGGGACTTGAGGAGATAGCCGAGCAAACCGAATATGCCCATGATAAAGGCGTCAAAATGGAAATCGTCCTTAACAGTTCATGTATGGGCGGACAGCACCTCACCCCTGAAGGATACAACAGGATCAACTGGTATTTTAAGCAGCTAAATAATCTGGAGATAGATTCCATAACTGTTGCTGAGCCTTATTTTGTGGAAATGCTTGCAAAGGATTATGATATGGAAGTTGTAGTATCAGTCCTTTCATTTGTGGATTCTCCGCAGAAGGCGGAGTTCTATGAAAACCTCGGAGCAGACACTATAGTAATAGATCCGGTAGTCAACCGGGATTTTGATAAACTTGAAGCGATCCGGGATGCGGTTTCCACCGATCTGAAATTACTTGTGAACGAAGGATGTCTTTACCAATGTCCTTTCAGGTATGCACACTTCAATTTTTTCTCCCACGCAAATGGACCGGGACCAAAACTGAATGTACTTGATGACTACTATTATTACAAGTGCCTTTCAATCAGGATAAGTGACCCACAACAACTTATCAAGTCCCCGTGGATAAGACCTGAAGACCTCAAGGAATACAGGCATATAACGGACATATTTAAGATCGGTGGAAGAACGCATTTCCCAAACTGGATACTTAACAATGTCCAGGCCTATGCAAATGAATCATATGACGGTAACCTCATGGACCTGCTGGATTGTCCCAAGGACCTGAAAGACCTGTTCTATATACCCAATAAAGAACTTGATGGTGCAATATCCCAGTGGAAACAATGTACTAAGGTCTGCAATAAATGCGGGTACTGTAAAAAACTGGCAGAAAAGATTATCAAGGTATATTCCACTGAAGGCTGCGAAAATATACTCAAGCCCCTGAAAGAAAATGGAGGGCAATAA
- a CDS encoding DUF1894 domain-containing protein has protein sequence MACINDIPFEILLKGATPAQCDKLIQEKSDKVYHVAGGYRLRGVALMGDNVPVGVKGDEVFFQFIKPCFGLFVLRVPDAADIAEQLEKDFKE, from the coding sequence ATGGCTTGTATCAATGACATTCCATTTGAAATCCTGTTAAAGGGAGCTACTCCGGCTCAGTGCGATAAACTCATCCAGGAAAAGTCTGATAAGGTGTATCACGTTGCCGGTGGTTATCGGTTGCGTGGTGTGGCTCTTATGGGGGATAATGTTCCGGTTGGAGTAAAAGGAGACGAGGTGTTCTTCCAGTTCATCAAGCCATGTTTTGGACTCTTTGTACTCAGGGTGCCTGATGCCGCAGATATTGCAGAGCAGCTTGAGAAGGATTTTAAAGAATAG
- a CDS encoding tetrahydromethanopterin S-methyltransferase subunit F → MAEEQEYGKGVPMVINPQMGPIEAVVEDIRYRAQLIARNQKLDSGVSATGVSGFIAGFVFALVMVVIIPMFVWKVI, encoded by the coding sequence ATGGCAGAAGAACAAGAATATGGAAAAGGCGTACCAATGGTCATAAACCCACAGATGGGACCCATTGAAGCCGTAGTTGAGGATATCCGTTACAGAGCCCAGCTCATTGCAAGAAACCAGAAACTCGATTCAGGAGTATCTGCAACAGGTGTATCTGGTTTTATAGCAGGATTCGTATTTGCGCTGGTAATGGTAGTAATAATACCTATGTTCGTCTGGAAGGTGATTTAA